The Mesomycoplasma hyopneumoniae J genome contains the following window.
ATTTAGTCGATTTTGAAAAAAAATACAAGATTTTAGCGGATTTTTTACTAGGAGGGATTATTGTTGCTGATACAATTGATTCAGCAAATCGAATCGCAAACTTCCTTAACCACAAAAACATGATCGTAACTTTAGACGGCGATGTTATTAGAACTAGCGGGATAATTTCTGGGGGTCATAAGATAAAAAATGATTCTTCCTTTTCAATTCAGTATAAAATCGATGAACTAACAAATAATTTGAATTTTTTTGAAGAAAAAATTCAAGAATTTAAAGTTAAATCTAATGAATTTGAACAGTTAATTACAAGAGAATCTGTATTTTTACAGCAAATTAATATTAATCTTAATGATTTAGAGCAAAAATTTAGTAATTCTGAAAATGAATTAATCGAAATTAAAGCTCAAAATGAAGGTCTTGAAGAGAGTCTAAATCAAAAAGATGACCTAAATTTAAGTCTAAATCGAACTTTAAAAGAAAAAATTGAACTTGAAAATGTGGTTTTAGAACTTGAAAATCAATGCAAAATTTTAAAAACTGAAAAAAAACAGCTCGATAATCAAATTTCAGAACTTACAGTTTTAGTTCAAGAACTTAACCAAAAACAGCGAAAAATCAACGCAGATCTTAACCAAAATCAAAATTACAAAGACAAATATGAATTTTTAATTACAAATTTACGAAATAATTTATCCCAAAAATACAGTCTAACTTTTGAAGGCGCAGCTCAAAAATATGAACTTGAAATTCAAGAAAAAGATGCTCGCGAATTTGTAAATAGTCTAAATTTAGAGATTAAAGCGCTTGGAAATGTTAATTTAGATGCAATTAATGACTTTGAAACAACGAGTCAAAGACTCGAAAAACTAAAAAAAAGTCAAAATGAACTTGAAACTGCCAGGTCAAAAATTTTAGAAGTTATCTCGGATTTAGATAAAATTATCATTGGAAAAACCCAGGAAATTGTCGATCTAGTTAATTCCGAGTTTAACCTTGTTTTCCAGAATATGTTTGGTGGGGGAAGTGCAAAAATTTATTTTAGTGATAAAAACGATATTTTAAATTCGGGGATTGAAATAAGTGCCCAACCACCTGGAAAAACTATCAAAAATATTAGGCTTTTTTCTGGGGGCGAAAAGGCAATTATTGCAATTTCACTTTTGTTTTCAATTATTAAGGCAAGACCAATTCCGCTTTGCATTCTTGATGAAGTTGAAGCTGCCCTTGATGAGTCAAATGTGATCAGATATGTGGAATTTCTAAAGCAGTTAAAACAAAAAACGCAGTTTTTGATCATCACCCATCGGCACGGAACGATGTCCCGAGTTGATCAACTTTTAGGAATCACGATGCAAAAACGAGGAGTAAGTTCAATTTTTTCTGTTGAACTTTCAAAGGCAAAAGATCTTTTAAAAGAACAATTACAGTAATTTTTCCTAACATTTTTTCTAAATTTTTTTGCTGAAAAATGTTGATATGGAAAAAGCGAAAATTTATGGTATAATTTCTAAACTAACAAAATAATAAAATTTAGAAAAAAGGAGAAAAACAATGGCAAGAGAAGGTTTAACTCTAAGATGCACTGACTGTAAAATGGAAAATTATATTACTAAAAAAAACAAGAAAACCAAACCAGAAAAAATTGAAGTCAAAAAACACTGTCATAAATGCAACAAACACACTTTGCATAGAGAAAAAAAGTAAAATGAACCGCAAATATTTAGAAAAAGCGTTTTTTGATAACCATTTAGATGTAATTATTTCTTTTTCATTCCAAAGTCGACTCTGACTAACGAAAATTGCGGCCTCCGATGGAATTTTATTTATTGAAAAAGATCAAGCTTTTTTGTTTGTTGATGGTCGTTATATTGAAAAAGCTGAAAAAGATGCTAAAAATTGTCAGGTTTTTTTAACTACCAAGGCAAATCTTGAAGATTTTTTCAAGAAAAAACCGTATCAAAAAATCGGCATTGAATCTGAATATTTAACTATTGAACAATTTGATAAAATAAGAAGTTGATTTCCAAATGCCGATTTTGTTAAGTTACAAGCCCAACTTTTTCGAATTATAAAAACAGAAGAAGAAATCAAAAATATCGAAAAAGCTGTTGAAATCTCACTCGCGGCTTATAATAAAATATTTCCAAAAATCAAACCGGGAATGACGGAGAAAAGTATCGATGTCAACCTAAATTATCAAATGAAGCTTTTAGGAGCCGAAAAAGAATCCTTTGATTCAATAATTGCAACTGGTTCTAATTCGGCAATGCCGCATTGAAGGGCGAGTGAAACCGAAATTTTAGATAATGATCTTTTAAAAATTGATTTTGGTGCGCTTTTTAACGGTTATTGCGCTGATATTACAAGAACTTCTTATCTTGGACAGATTAGTGAAAAAAAATTAGAAATTTTGGAAATAGTAAAAAAAGCTGCTGAAATTGGTAGAAAAAAAGTTGCTCCTGGGGTTAAAGCCAGCGAAATTGACCTTGCTTGCCGGAATTTTATCACCGAACAAGGCTATGGAAAATATTTTATTCACTCAACTGGCCACGGGGTTGGTATTGATATCCATGAATTGCCAGTTGTTAGTTCAACTAGCCAGACAATTTTAGAGCCCGGAATGGTAATAACTGTTGAACCCGGAATTTATATCCCTGGACTTGGAGGCGCAAGAATTGAGGATGTTGTTTTAGTAACTGAAAGTGGTTTTCGTACCTTGTCACGAAAAGGTGAAAGAATTTAGAATTGAATCAAAAATAAAAATTTTTTAACCTTTTAGATAAAAAAATCATTAAAAATGAAAAAAGCAAAGCGAAATTATAAAATTTGGACACTAACAACCTTAGTACCAATTTTTTCAATTTCTCAAGGTTGTTCTGAGGTTCAAAAATTACCGGATGTAAATCCTGTTTCTAAGGTTATAAAAGCCGGAAATGAAACTAAAAAAATTGAGGATGACCAAGAAAAACTAGATAAAATTGAAAAAATTGAAATTAAAACGGTAAAAGAACAAGAAAAATCTGAGACTAAAAAAGTGGTTCCTGTAAAAAAACCAGAAAAAGTTGAAAAAATTGAAATTAAAACTATAAAAAAACAGGAAAAGCTTGAAACTAATACAAAAAAGCAGCCCGAAATAACTAGTCCAAAAGTAGAAATAAAAAAAACTATTAAAAAAACAGAAAATCCTGGACAAAATGAGAAAAATGTTGATCTAAAACCAAGTCAAAAACCAGCTGAAAAACAGCAGGAAATTAAGAAAGCCGATGTTGGAATAACACGTAAAAAAGAAGAAATTTTGAAAAAAAATGAGCCTGTTAAATCTCTAGATAAAAATGAAATTTTACTTACTGAATTAAAGGCTCATCTTGGAAATCTGCCAGATCAAATTCAGGTTGCTAACGCACGAAAAAATGATAACCCAATGACATTAGTTTATAAAGCAACAAATGAATACAAAAATCTTTCGTATTATAATATTGTAAATCCAATTGGGGAGGATAATGAAAAGTATGAGCTAAAATTAGACTTTTTTAATGCAAAATACAACAAAAACGGACAAAATAAAGACCCAATTGAAAATGTAAAACTAATTTTATCGTTAAAATCTAATCCTAATATAAAATTCTCCAAAGTTGTTACTGTTTTTTATCAGAAACAAGAAAAAACTGAAAAAAATTATATTTTAAAAACTAAATTTCCTGAAGAATTCAAGAATATCTATCCATCTTTTATCGCTTTTTTAATCCTTAATCGCGAAAAAGAAAATGTTGTTTCCTTACCTTTTTTTAATGAAGATGGAGTTATTCTTAAAAATAGGAAATTTGGCTTTGGTCTGCAGAATGAACTCGTAG
Protein-coding sequences here:
- the rpmG gene encoding 50S ribosomal protein L33 → MAREGLTLRCTDCKMENYITKKNKKTKPEKIEVKKHCHKCNKHTLHREKK
- a CDS encoding aminopeptidase P family protein, whose protein sequence is MNRKYLEKAFFDNHLDVIISFSFQSRLWLTKIAASDGILFIEKDQAFLFVDGRYIEKAEKDAKNCQVFLTTKANLEDFFKKKPYQKIGIESEYLTIEQFDKIRSWFPNADFVKLQAQLFRIIKTEEEIKNIEKAVEISLAAYNKIFPKIKPGMTEKSIDVNLNYQMKLLGAEKESFDSIIATGSNSAMPHWRASETEILDNDLLKIDFGALFNGYCADITRTSYLGQISEKKLEILEIVKKAAEIGRKKVAPGVKASEIDLACRNFITEQGYGKYFIHSTGHGVGIDIHELPVVSSTSQTILEPGMVITVEPGIYIPGLGGARIEDVVLVTESGFRTLSRKGERI
- a CDS encoding LppA-related lipoprotein, which encodes MKKAKRNYKIWTLTTLVPIFSISQGCSEVQKLPDVNPVSKVIKAGNETKKIEDDQEKLDKIEKIEIKTVKEQEKSETKKVVPVKKPEKVEKIEIKTIKKQEKLETNTKKQPEITSPKVEIKKTIKKTENPGQNEKNVDLKPSQKPAEKQQEIKKADVGITRKKEEILKKNEPVKSLDKNEILLTELKAHLGNLPDQIQVANARKNDNPMTLVYKATNEYKNLSYYNIVNPIGEDNEKYELKLDFFNAKYNKNGQNKDPIENVKLILSLKSNPNIKFSKVVTVFYQKQEKTEKNYILKTKFPEEFKNIYPSFIAFLILNREKENVVSLPFFNEDGVILKNRKFGFGLQNELVEFKSKNLENDKDKYTFEVLSAKADDENGKLSLNLRLWKIKDRTERKETFAEIETVEISGFAKNSSKNYEFKLAEKDFEINLLKDNLKNKLTDEKLKSSFTKYAFLKILFEKMHIWSTIENEKKLIKISDLRIGNWIVYPQLMFLDLNPIKSIDNLILTKNGNKITWKLNLETYLLDKNQTLTPQSQDFLLGQKQIQEIQGSLNLDQVKKN